In Erpetoichthys calabaricus chromosome 4, fErpCal1.3, whole genome shotgun sequence, one genomic interval encodes:
- the LOC114650944 gene encoding olfactory receptor 6N1-like has product MFFELHPPYCIMDPDGKMQKSTNLSYTPITEFVLVGFTGVSQVPELIGVTFIITFTLTLLGNVFVVLIIKHNESLHTPMYIIICNLALSDLMYSTVISPKVIQVYLTGSNTIRVPICLIQMYFLHFAGSVHSYMLLVMAIDRYVSICHPLRYPSLLSNTKAQLLCLGAWMLGAVSPLVHICAATLQPYCGPNKIPHLYCEYGIVISLSCNDVFFFFQLGSTIACLILICPFVLVVLSYLRITISVLKIDSSGRRMKAVYTCSTQLLVISIYFLPRLFVYIAFVSGMYMPGDVRVSLGLLYCLLPPLVNPMIYSFRLNEIRQIIAKALKIKKNIPVKIRMQK; this is encoded by the coding sequence ACACCCTCCATACTGTATAATGGATCCTGATGGGAAAATGCAGAAGTCGACAAATCTCAGCTACACTCCAATTACAGAATTTGTTCTTGTGGGTTTTACAGGAGTATCACAGGTCCCAGAACTAATAGGAGTAACATTTATAATTACTTTTACCTTAACATTACTTggtaatgtttttgttgttttaattattaaacacaatGAATCTCTGCACACTCCAATGTATATTATCATCTGTAACCTTGCTTTATCTGATCTCATGTACAGCACAGTTATTAGCCCAAAAGTCATACAAGTGTATCTTACAGGCAGTAACACTATAAGAGTTCCCATATGTCTCATACAGATGTACTTTTTGCATTTTGCTGGCTCGGTTCATTCCTACATGCTTTTGGTAATGGCGATTGATCGTTATGTGTCAATATGCCACCCACTGAGGTATCCATCCTTGCTATCTAATACAAAGGCTCAGCTCCTGTGTTTGGGGGCTTGGATGTTAGGAGCAGTTAGCCCCCTGGTGCATATCTGTGCGGCTACCCTACAGCCTTATTGTGGTCCTAACAAGATTCCTCATTTGTATTGTGAATATGGGATAGTCATCAGCCTTTCTTGCAatgatgtatttttcttttttcagttgggGTCTACAATAGCATGTTTAATATTGATTTGTCCATTTGTACTTGTTGTTCTCTCATATTTAAGAATTACAATCTCTGTACTAAAGATTGACTCCTCAGGTAGAAGAATGAAGGCAGTTTATACTTGCAGCACCCAACTACTTGTTATTTCCATCTACTTCCTACCCCGTTTATTTGTGTACATCGCTTTTGTATCAGGAATGTACATGCCGGGTGACGTTCGTGTTTCTCTGGGCCTTTTATATTGTCTTCTGCCTCCATTAGTAAACCCCATGATATACAGTTTTAGACTGAATGAAATCAGACAAATTATAGCAAaggcactaaaaataaaaaagaatataccTGTAAAGATTAGgatgcaaaaataa